In the genome of Bradyrhizobium sp. CIAT3101, one region contains:
- a CDS encoding amidohydrolase family protein produces the protein MNIQFRENSEAASPLTTKTAIADCDIHPARATRTELYPYLAKRWQHHLEVYGVHAYQGMMEGPPYPKAQPNASRRDAYPPEGGPQGSSLSFMQKQLLDPNNVQLGVLNPLNTGQGIRNHELSAALCSAINDWQIDKWTSKDKRLKASIVVGNEDGLSAAAEIRERAGDKNFVQVLLLSRNVEPLGQRRYWPIYQAAEEAGLPVGVHAFGFGGNPITPSGWPSYYIEEMVGHSQCQQSALASLVLEGVFERFPKLKMVMIEAGFGWAPSLAWRLDKVWQRLRSEVPHVKRPPSEYIREQVWWTTQPMEDPERREDLFDVINWIGWDRLLFATDYPHWDYDEPSRVLPAGVSEANRSAFYLGNAKQLYGIA, from the coding sequence ATGAATATCCAGTTCCGCGAAAACTCCGAAGCCGCTTCTCCCTTGACGACCAAGACCGCGATCGCGGACTGCGACATCCATCCGGCGCGCGCGACCCGTACCGAGCTCTATCCCTATCTCGCCAAACGCTGGCAGCATCATCTCGAGGTCTACGGCGTCCATGCCTATCAGGGCATGATGGAAGGCCCGCCCTATCCGAAGGCGCAGCCCAACGCCTCGCGCCGCGATGCTTATCCGCCGGAGGGCGGCCCGCAGGGCTCCTCGCTGTCTTTCATGCAAAAGCAGCTGCTCGATCCGAACAATGTCCAGCTCGGCGTGCTCAATCCGCTCAACACCGGGCAGGGCATCCGCAATCACGAGCTCTCGGCCGCGCTGTGCTCGGCCATCAACGACTGGCAGATCGACAAATGGACCAGCAAGGACAAGCGGCTGAAGGCCTCGATCGTCGTCGGCAATGAGGATGGCTTGTCGGCCGCGGCCGAAATCCGCGAGCGTGCCGGCGACAAGAACTTCGTGCAGGTGCTGCTGCTCAGCCGCAATGTCGAGCCGCTCGGCCAGCGCCGCTACTGGCCGATCTATCAGGCAGCGGAAGAGGCGGGTCTTCCCGTCGGCGTTCACGCCTTCGGCTTCGGCGGCAATCCGATCACGCCGTCGGGCTGGCCGTCCTATTACATCGAGGAGATGGTGGGGCATTCGCAGTGCCAGCAATCGGCGCTGGCGAGCCTTGTTCTGGAAGGCGTGTTCGAGCGCTTCCCGAAACTGAAGATGGTGATGATCGAGGCCGGCTTCGGCTGGGCGCCGTCGCTGGCGTGGCGGCTCGACAAGGTCTGGCAGCGGCTGCGCAGCGAAGTGCCGCATGTGAAGCGGCCGCCGTCGGAATATATCCGCGAGCAGGTGTGGTGGACGACGCAGCCGATGGAAGACCCCGAGCGGCGCGAGGATCTGTTCGACGTCATCAACTGGATCGGCTGGGACCGTCTGTTGTTCGCGACAGACTATCCGCATTGGGACTACGACGAGCCGTCGCGCGTGCTGCCGGCGGGTGTCAGCGAAGCCAATCGCTCGGCGTTCTATCTCGGCAATGCCAAGCAGCTTTACGGGATTGCTTGA